The following are encoded in a window of Corynebacterium marinum DSM 44953 genomic DNA:
- a CDS encoding heat shock protein transcriptional repressor HspR, translating into MGDRDKSSTEELGEVFVISVAAELAGMHAQTLRTYDRMGLVTPRRTTGGGRRYSRKDVDLLRRIQQLSQEEGVNLAGIKAIIELSEENERLRGEVEELREERERLLTRVGVRGGELVHVPRSTALVMWEPRRVRRRRHF; encoded by the coding sequence ATCGGTGACAGGGACAAGTCGTCGACGGAGGAGCTGGGCGAGGTGTTCGTCATTTCGGTGGCGGCGGAGCTGGCCGGCATGCACGCCCAGACCCTGCGCACCTACGACCGCATGGGCCTGGTCACTCCGCGGCGGACCACCGGCGGCGGTCGCCGCTACTCCCGCAAGGACGTGGACCTGCTGCGCCGGATCCAGCAGCTCTCCCAGGAGGAGGGCGTGAACCTGGCCGGCATTAAAGCGATCATCGAGCTCTCCGAGGAGAACGAACGCCTCCGCGGGGAGGTCGAGGAGCTCCGCGAGGAGAGGGAGCGCCTGCTCACCCGCGTCGGTGTGCGGGGCGGGGAGCTGGTCCACGTGCCGCGTTCCACCGCGCTCGTGATGTGGGAGCCCCGCCGGGTTCGGCGGCGCCGCCACTTCTGA